The region AAGGGACCTGGCACAAGGCCGGGATGGGGCTGAGACCCGGGACcggattcctcagcctggcttgtctGTGCCGTATTTCCAGCATCCAGCATGGAGCCAGGCTCACAGTCCCTGATGCTGAGTGTACCTTGTCTCCCCGAGAGGCAGAAGAGAATTAAGCATGTTGCATAAAGGCCTTTGGGATGCTCCTTTTGATGCGCACAGatattttttgagcacctactatgtgcttgaCAGTGAACCAAAAAAGATACCATGTGGAGATGATCTAGTTCTCAAGACAAGAGTCCCATTCTTTGGCACGGCATTCGAAGCCTTTCAAGTGTTGGCTCCTGCTGAAGCCTGCGCTCTATGGCCAGCCTCCCTGAAATAGCTCCCCAAGAGCCTGAGATGGTGCCTCTGCTTTGTGCCTTTGTCTGGGCTGGGCTTACAGCTGGGTCTTCCTACACTTCTCTGTTTGACAAACTTCTGCTCAGCCTTCAAAGCCTTAGTTAAGTGTCACCTCTGCTCGTCAGCCTTATCAGCcaactccccctctccccctccccccatagaaCCAAGGGTTCACTTGCTGGGGACCTGCCAGCATGGTGGATGCATCACCCTCACACCGCCTCTCCAGTGGCAGTGGGAAAGTTTGTAGTTCCCTGGACGGGAGGACAGAAGCCGTGCCCATCCCTGTGCCCTTCTCTCCCAGTACTGGCCATAGAATGGACATAAATAGATGCACAAATGAGTTACCTGATAAAATCCATTGTGTGGCTGTAGGTCACCTTCATATATTTCGGATGGGAAATTAAATAGAGACAATCTTCTTAGATGCTCATTTGACAGTATTAACATTATAAATGTGTTCATCTTTCAATCCAGGGATTCCATTTCTTTCTGTCTATTCCAGAGAAATACTTGCACACATGCAAAAAAGAGCATGTACAAAGCTATTCGTTGCAGCATTGTTTGCAATAGTGAAAGATTGGGAATGGCTTAAATGTCCATAAATACAAGACAGAGTAAAAAACTACAGCGCATCCACTGGATGAATTGCCATGCAttagttaaaaagaaagaagcagagtTGGATGTATTGACACAGAACTTgctgagtaaaaataaaaagcaagctgTAGCTCTAGACATAGATGTTAAAACTACATTGTTGCATTTTTTTACAATGATAAAGTAGGCTtgtataattcatttttaaaagaagaaagggaagaaagagattGAGTGACCACAGCAGCTCCTGGCTGAAATGAACCTGGGCTCGGGGCACAGCCAAACTGCATTATCCCCTCCATCAGCCCCAGGCAGCCGGTCCCAGCAGTGGGACGGTGCCACCTACTTCCCCTCTACTCAGAAGCTTACTCCCCTAGCTGTGAGGAGCATGTGGCAGGAAGCTGGAGCCCTAGGGCCCTGAAGAGCATCCAGAtagaggagaaggaaagacaggagGCCAGTGGGACGGGATCACCCAGTCCTGATTTACTCTGAGCTGATCTTTggactgaggaggagggagaggtttgGGAATGATTGCTAACtaagggggaggagagagctggagggcatgcaggaaagGCCTGAGGGTTCTAAGATATCATGCTGCAAGGAAGCATCACTGTTTCCTAGTTGTTaacttcattcactcattcattcttccaCCACTGTAATTAAGTTCCTCCTGGTGTGGGCATTGCTTggcactggggacacagagaCAATTCCATCACACTGTCTTCCTCTAGGACagcatttctcaacctgtgggtcgagacccctttgggggtcgaacgaccctttcacaggggtcacctaaaaccatcggaaaacacatatataattacatattgtttttgtgattaatcactatgctttaattatgctcaatttttaacaatgaaaatacatcctgcatatcagatatttacattacaattcataacagcaaaattacagttatgaagtagcaacgaaaataattttatggttgggggtcgtcaccacaacatgaggaactgtattaaagggttgcaacattaggaaggttgagaaccactgctctaggagctcCCAGTCACGTTCCATCtagtttctcaaagtgtgtttcTTGGACCTCAAACGTCAGAATTACCTAGGGaacttattaaaatgcaaattcctgggCTCTAACACGTCAGATTGTGGCTCAGGAATTTGTATTTGTAATACATTTTCTCAAGTGGAAAACATTTGGACCAGCTGACCAAAGCATTTCCTTGACCTTCCCTGTGTCATCTCatatggcctctctgaaatgtgAGGTCTACCTGGATCCAACTTGGAGAGGAGACAGATATCCATGCAAACCCTGCCACGTGATTCCAGGGTGTGTGATTTCTCAGGACCTGGCGCTCTTCTCTCCACCTCCATTTCCTGGTGCATCCCAGTCCCTCTGAGGCCTGGGAAGAGCCACAGACCACCTCCTCTAAGTCCTTGAGACCAAGAAACTGACTGATTCTAGGCAGAGGGGATGGTATGTGCAAAGCCTTGGGGAAGAACACAGCATGGGCTGTGGAAGAACTTACAGAGGGCAGTGTGTGTGGAGCAGTGGGAGGGGGATGCAGTGAAAGATGGGGTGGGTAGGTTGGCAGGAGCAGATCATTCAGGACCTGAAAGCCTTGCTAAGGAGTTTGGCTCTTTGTCCAAGTATCCAAGGAATTTGTAGTTAagccagggggggggggggggtaaaggtAGAATGATCAAGTTCATATGACATGAACACTGGCTCCATTGCCCTATGGAGATGAGAAGAGGCCCAGCCAAGGCCCCTGTAGTTATCTAAGGAAACATGGGGGTGGCTTGGGTGAGGGTGAAGGCAGTGGATGGAGAGACTGAGATCTTGAGGTTGAGGGATTGACCGGTGATGGGAGGTGAGGGCCTCAGTCCTGGGGAGCAGTGATGGGGTTTCAGAGTCTCGAACACTGgccctggggtcctggggaggTAATAGTGGGAAGGGAGCTCTGCTAGTCAGCTGTCTCATgctgcgccccccctcccccccgccaatATTTAAGAGATGAGTGAATGGTGGCTGAAGGTCAAACTCAGGCCAGAGGCAGGACCAAGGATCAAGGCTGAGATTAGAGGTCAAGGGTAAAGGATAGAATGAGAGGACTGCAAATTCTCTCTCCTTCACCTTGCCTCCTgccttggtttctctctcatcctccagccccagggtcagggaagaggaaagagaatgagggTCCccaggatgtttgactgccatgGACAAGAAGGCACGCTAATCACTGCCCTTATCCTTGAGCCTCGGCAGACACTTGGCACTTGGCAGAGGCTCAGCTGTGACCTGAACAGAACAGCCATGACTGTGGAGAGTTGGAAACCCTGACCCAGAGAGCAGCTGGGGATCTGTGCCGACACCTGGGTGCTCAGAATGCCACCCTGTCCAGATAGAGATCACAAACCCCGTAGTATTCAGAGGACTGGACTTGGGGCCAGAAGCTCCAGCTCATGGCCACCGTGTAACTAAAAAGATTACTTAACGTCTCAGAACCTCCTTCTCCATGTAAGATGGGGACAGTCCTACTCACTCAGAGGGCAAACATAAAAACTGGATTAATTGATAAAACTCTCAGGACATGGTTATACATCTGTAtttacctacctgcctgcctacctgtcttcataaaataaggataataatagtTGCTACCTATTAGAGTCATGAGAATCCAGGggaaaaatgaatgataaatgcTTTGCTAGTCCCTGTACCTATGggaatgaatattataaaatgtcCCCTCTGTATTGGAGGCAGCACTGCCCAGTGGCTGTCTAACACAGCACTATCCAATAGGAATAGAATGTAAGCCAatgtatgtaatttaaaaatgtctaGTCTTCACATTAGAACAAAGTAAAAAGAGGCAGGTGAAATGGTTGCAGTAATAGAGTCCCACTCCAAGGATATCTGTGTGTATGTACGTGCAAGCGGGAGGCCCCTGATCCTCGGGGAGTGAGCCCGAAAAGGGTTCTGCAGTCAGGTAACTCTGGCTCCCTACTGCACGCAGGAGCTCAAGAATACCTTTTTGAAGCACTGGGCTGACTCTAATGGCCATTGTGTGGGGCAGGGAGCAGTGGAAGTGACAGCTGCCtttgggaaagaggaagagagaaaaatatcgtGCCACTTCTTGCAGACCACAGACCTTGGGAAGCTCAGATGTAGTGGGAGCAACAgaatcaccccacccccactgggcctGAGGAAAAGAGGCAGAGACCTCCAGGCTCTGTGGAGATGACAGGGGATCCCACATCTGGGTGGTGCTAAGGCAGTAGGTGGGTTCCCGGGGGACCCCTGACTCAGGCTCTTCTCTGGTTGAACACCCTGGAACCCTTGGCCAGCCGGATAGTCCAACCTTGCAACCCATCAGGTGCTGAGGCCCCTGAGTTGTGGGTTCTGTGATTCAAAACTTTCTCTGTGCCCTGTgtcctcccctcacacacaccccttccaCATCTCTCCCACCACACCCAAGCACGCAGACGCCCACTCCCACACCAAACACCTGCCGCCTAACCCTCAGGAAAGGACGGTATATGGGGCACCTCAGGGCTGAACCGCCTGCGGGAGCGCCTGGAGTTGCCCGGGAGTGCAAGCACAAGTGGGGTAGGGGGGGAGTGCAAGCACAAGTGGGgtagggggggaggagggggaagtgcAAGCACAAGCGGGGTACAGGGGGGAGTCCAAGCACAAGTGGGgtacggggggaggggggagtgcaAGCACaagtggcgggagggggggtgtcaGGGGAGGGGGGCCTCTCAGGTTAGTTAGCTAGTTGGCTTTGCAAGGGCCGGGGGAGGGGTGCAAACCTGGAACCAGCTGGCGGCTGGTCCTTTGCCCCCGTGTAGGAATAACTTCTCTGTCTACCCCCACCCTAGTGTCTGGAGCCCCCGTGGGGACTCTGACCCCGCAGAGCCTCCTGGTCACCAGCAGTAGCTCAAGAATGCCAAGGTGGTGCGCCCAGGACGCCTGGTAGCTGGCCCAACCTGGAGAGGGGCTCCCTGTAGGGTCAAAACTTCAAATTGGAGTTTTGAGGACTAGAGATAACAAAATCTTCCCTAGAGGGCTCTGGCTACTACAGATCCTCCTCGGCTTCCCTTCAAAGGGGGTTTGGGAGTGCGCGCACTCCTCCTGTGTCTCCTGGCCTGCACTGGGCGTATCCTCCGGACTCTCCACTTCTCCCACcatcccttctcttttcttccctacttccctgcaccccaccccacccgcttGTCTTTTAGGGATGGGGTGTAGTCTCTGGGTACAGCTGTATACCCTCTGATGGGGAGCCAAGCACTCTGATCCCCTTAGACCCTAGGCACGGGGAGGTGGTTGACCGTGGTGTCGGGAGGTGGCCTTAAGGTTTGGGGTGCGCCACGGGACCCAGCAGCAGAGCGCAGCAGGAGCCGCGGTGAGGGAGGCAAGGCAGTGACGAGCGATCCAGGGCCCTGCAGCAACCTTCACTCCGGAGCAAACTGCTGTCTTTGTCACCCATTTCCAACAGTTTTTGGTGGAggtgtttggggtggggtgggagaggagggtcTGGGAGAGCGACCAGGAAACAgatttggggaggggaggtggaccTAGGGATGGACTGAGATACCTCAGTCAGAGCCCAGGGTATAGGACTGACTGCAACGGAGACAGGCACAGGGACAAAGAGAAGGCTCCTGCCCAGACAAAGCCTGAGTTCTAGACCAGCCCTGAGACGGCGCAGGACGCCCGCGGAAAGCGGAACGTTCGCAACTGCGGAGCTGGGACAGAGGATGGCCGCACTCTGAGACGCGGGCTTCATTCCTCGACAGCGAGGATCAGGGCGACCCAGGGACACAGCGGGAACACAGTCTGGCTCTGCCTCCTCGGCGCGTACACACAAGTCCTCGGTGTCAGGCGCGCTCTCCTAGCCGCGGGTCTCTCGTAGCCGGGAAGGGCGCTCCAGGCTGGAGTTCGGTGGCACAGAGAGAGCCCAGTGCGTTTATCCGGCCCGGGCGCCTGGAGACGGAGCCATCCTCTGCACAGACCAAGACGGCCAACCCAGGATGGCCTCGAAACGTCCCCCCACGGAGCCGCGGGTCCGAGTGTGCTGTCACTGCGTGCAAACGCGACAGGGACTGGGAAGGTGCTTGTCCCGAGTGCCCACCTtcgggcagggcggggcagcggCTTGGCCCAGACCCAGCCTAACCGTTTCTGCGGAGAGCGGAGAGCGGAGAGCGCGCTCTCGCAGAGGGTTGAAGTCGGTCTCTTACAGCCTTTACAGTTGCCCTTGCCGAACCCAACCTTTCAGTTCAAGTCTTAGTTAAaagatattcattttatttaaaacaggCGGTCTAAGACCACATCCCACCCCCGCCTCACTGAGGGCGCAAGATAATAGTTTTCAGATTAATTGAAggtaaatattttatcttctaacgctaaaaaaaaaaaatcggctTGCATCCACATTGGTGAGGCCCACCTGACGACACTTAAGCGCGGCGTCGTGCTGGTCCTGCACAGGCAGTAGCTCGGACACACTCACCCAGTGCGCGCTGCTCCTGCCTTTCGCTGTGCGCACTCAACGCTGAAGCGCAGAAGGCGACGCGGGAGGCGGGTCGGGTCTCCCGGTACAGCGAATTTAAGATTTATCCGGTTTCTGAGCCCGGGCTTGGGTCTCGGGAAGAACCTCTGATTTCAGGCCATCCTGGACCCGGATAGGGAGGGTGCACGGTGCCCGAGACCTGGGTGTATGCGTAGTGCGGTATGCTCCCGGCTTCCCGTCTGCGCTCCGGGAGTTGTCTTCGGACAACCCTGGACCCCCTCGCTGCAGCGTTTACGCTTTCCGCCACAGGCTTAACTCGGCCTAGGACCTTCCCGCGTTAGGAACGGCCCATCGGCATCCGCCCCTGCGCCCACCCATCCCTAGAGCTGGGAGCAGAGTTTCACGGGGGATGATCGGCGGGGAACTCGCGGCTGAGTCCAAAGTGCGGATTCGACGACCTTTGCGTAACTCGAGGGGAAACCGTCCTGGGCTCCGGTGCACACTCAGCCTACTTTCTGGGCTGGTTTGGGTCGGGCAGCTTAGGAGGACTCAGCTGGGTCCCAGACGTCGTCCAAGCTTTCCGGCTGCGGGCCAGGCGGTTTGGTGCGCCTTTGCGCACAGTGGCCACTTGGGGTCGCACTTTATGCCTGTTTGAGCCTCTCGGTCGCCGGCTGACGCCGGGGTTCTGCTTAATCGTTACAAAACGTTCAAACAAAAACAGGCTGGTTCCCCAGCAGCCAAGAGCCACCCGGAGCATCGTCCTGGTCTGGTCTGGTCTGAGCCCCATGCCTCGGGAAGCTCAGGGTTCCGTGCATCTGGCTGGGGAAAGATTTTCCGCGCTGTTTGTCCGATTCTTTCCCCGCTCCCTTCATTTTGTGTCATTTGTGGGAGGGTTGGGCGCAGTGAGCGGTGGGGCCAGTGGAGTCCTATCTCAGGGTTAGGCCAGCGCACCCCGTAGGAGGGGAGAGCGGCCCTTGGTTGACTGGAGGAGTGTCCCTTGGGGCTAAGAGTTGGATTTGAGCTCAACTCTTGGAAACCCAACTCACCCCTCAACACACAAATGTGTGCAGCCCTGCAGAAACACACGGCACACACACGGACCACAGCCGCGCAGCACACGGAGCGTCCCCCACTGGGCGGGGGCGCTTGGGAACAAAGGACCCGAGAGGTGTTGTCCCGGCGCTTGTTCTGAGCCTCCTTGGGGGTGACACggacagggggtggggaaacCAAAGGGGAAAAAGGGAGGAACTGGGGATGGGGACGGGGCGAAGTGGAGGACGCGGCTGCTTGGCCTAGAGGGGGAATGCGCACCAAAAGCGAGAGGGCGGGGGGCCGGGACTTTGAGGGTGtggggggctgggccctgggccacgGTCCTACTTGGCTCCAGCCCtctgctcagcctcctccccGCGGCTCAGGCCTCCAGTCAGCTGACGCGGGGGGCGGAGGAGCTGTCAGGCGCGCCCCGCCCTGCGCCGTGGGGCTGCGGGGGCCGTGCAGCTATTGGCCAGCGCACGGGGCCGCCTGGGCCCCCGCTCTCCAGTGACATCAGAAGGCGATAAAAGGCAACGGCGGCGCCAGATTCAGCACAGCTGCACCGCCGGGCTGTGAGCGGCTGCAATTGAGAACCAAAGACCAAGGGAGCTCGGGAGCGAGCGGCAGTCGCTTGCCCTGCGCCTCCCCTTCGCACAGCTGCGCGCCCAGCTCTCTTCTCTACCCCTCCCCGCTCGCCCAGGCTCCGGCTTTGCCACAGTCCCGAGCTCTGGGGTGGCGCAGGCAGCTTCGGGACTCTTCGGCGCGCCACCGCGTCTCCAGACAAAGGCTTGGCCGGCGGCCCCGGCCCGCTGCGCCCTCGGCTCACCGCCTCCCGGGCTCGCCGCTCTTCGTCCCCCGCTCTCGGCTCGGCGCGCCCCGGCCGGCTGCAAAGTTTCCCGGCGGCTGCTGCGCCTCGCGTCAGCGATGGCCGCGGAGCTGAGCATGGGGCCCGAGCTGCCCACCAGCCCGCTGGCCATGGAGTATGTAAACGACTTCGACCTGCTCAAGTTCGATGTAAAGAAGGAGCCTCTGGGGCGCGCGGAGCGCCCGGGCCGGCCCTGCACGCGCCTGCAGCCCGCCGGCTCGGTGTCGTCCACCCCGCTCAGCACGCCCTGCAGCTCGGTGCCCTCGTCGCCCAGCTTCAGCCCGACTGAACAGAAGACCCACCTGGAGGACCTGTACTGGATGGCGAGCACCTACCAGCAGATGAACCCGGAGGCGCTCAACCTGACGCCCGAGGACGCGGTGGAGGCGCTCATCGGCTCGCACCCTGTGCCACAGCCCTTGCAGAGTTTCGACGGCTTCCGCGGTGcgcaccaccaccatcatcaccaccacccacacccacatCACGGGTACCCGGGTGCCGGCGTGACCCACGAAGAGCTGGGCCCACACGCTCAccagcaccatcaccaccatcaccaagcGTCGCCGCCGCCGTCCAATGCTGCTAGCCCCACGCAGCAGCTGCCCACCAGCCACCCCGGGCCTGGGCCGCACGCGGCAGCCGCAGCGACGGCGTCTGGTGGTAGCGGCAGCGTGGAGGACCGCTTCTCCGACGACCAGCTCGTGTCCATGTCTGTGCGCGAGCTGAACCGCCACCTGCGGGGCTTCACCAAGGACGAGGTGATCCGCCTGAAACAGAAGCGGCGGACCCTGAAGAACCGGGGCTACGCCCAGTCGTGCAGGTATAAACGCGTCCAGCAGAAACACCACCTGGAGAATGAGAAGACACAGCTCATTCAGCAGGTGGAGCAGCTTAAGCAGGAGGTGTCCCGGCTGGCCCGCGAAAGAGACGCCTACAAGGTCAAGTGCGAGAAACTCGCCAACTCCGGCTTCAGGGAGGCGGGCTCCACCAGCGACAGCCCCTCCTCTCCCGAGTTCTTTCTGTGAGTCGTGGCCATCCCGGCCCCTGCCCTTGCCCTGGCCCGGACTCCCCGTCCCCAGTTCCCGGCCCCAGACTCCCCTGGACCCTGTCCCTGACACAGCCCCAGCCTTGACCTGTTTGacttgagggagagggaggaagggcgcGCGGGACGCGGGCGACGGGAGGGCGCGCGGGCAGGCAGGGGACCTTGGCCAAGGCGAGAACGGCGCGCGCCAGCGCAGCCTCCTAGACTGGAGCAGAGCCAGAGAGAcgagggggtggggagtcccGGAGCAACTTTTCTTCAGGCTGCAGGGCGACGAGGCATAGTCCTGAGGAGTCGCCACGGGCCGTCAGGAGACTCGTGGCTTTCTGAACTTTGTGCGCTAAGCCGGCCGCTGCCTCAACGGCCAGGAAGAGAGCAGCGAGGAGAGAGGGACCCTGGCTTCCTGGCAGGCGCGAGGCGAGGAAGGAAAGACAGACGGACCTGTCTGCCCAGGGTCCGGAGAACACTGGCTCTCAGCCCCGAGACGCGGGCCTCAGTTAGAACCTTCTGCGCGCAAAGATCATCAGTTTTATTGCCTGCTCGATTATATAGAAAAATACGAAAATctgcattaaaaatattaatcctGCATGCTGGACATGTATGgtaataatttctattttgtaCCATTTTCTTGTTTAACTTTAGCATGTTGTTGATCATGGATCATAACCCCTTGTTTCTTTGAGTGAGAAGGGAACGCAGTTTGGAAACTCCGGTGGCTGCTTGCCGGGTGTAAGTCCCGGCTGTCGGCTTGTAAATACCCGCCTGCCAAACCGCTTAGAGAACGTGGCAGCAAACTGAGTGTCGTCTTTGTTTGGGTTTATTATTATGGCATTTTTTTTGTAAGTAAAAAAAAGGTTGTGGGCATTTGTGCATCAGAAAACAACTCTGTCTTGGGCACTTTTGAAAGTTGCTTGTTTTCTCCGCTCCCCTGCCCGCACTGGGTCCTCTTTTCCCTTCCGCTTTAGTTTTCCATTTTGTTggttttgagagaaagaggactGGGGTCCCAGAACCCCAGGACCAGGACAGGGCAGCTGCAGAGTTTCAAACCCCAACGGCTCCAAGTGCAAGGTCTGTGCTTCCACTTTGTATTTTATGGCTAAAGGGACACCCCTAACATGAAGGAAAGGAAAACGTcgtgtttgcttttttaattgcAATCCAGAATCACCCTGGGGTCCCTTCACAACCCTCCAGGCCGCTACTAATTGCTGGAGCCGCTGTGCCCCTAGGGAGACTGGCTTCACCAGCTGGACACTGCCCAATGGTGACCTGAACTTGTGTTAAACCAACGTCCACACTCAGAAAGTACTGGAAACCCAAACACTGGCAAGTAATTTTGCAACTTTCACACATTATGTGTGTTTCTTTCCCTGCTTTTGAGCTATCAGGAGAGTTATTGGTGgtgtttcccccacccccttcagttGTATAGTAGCTATAGGGAAGATCTGggtgtttttctttattattacattttttcctgCAGGTCAGTAAAAGGATTTAAGTTGCACTGACAAAAATACCAAAACGAAAGTGTATTTTTTAGTTCCCATTTGAAATTGCTGGCGCTGCTGGCCAGATGCATTTTTGAGTTTGTATTAGTTGATAAATTAACAGTAATAACAAGATTGTATGAACCGCATGGTG is a window of Myotis daubentonii chromosome 8, mMyoDau2.1, whole genome shotgun sequence DNA encoding:
- the MAFB gene encoding transcription factor MafB, with product MAAELSMGPELPTSPLAMEYVNDFDLLKFDVKKEPLGRAERPGRPCTRLQPAGSVSSTPLSTPCSSVPSSPSFSPTEQKTHLEDLYWMASTYQQMNPEALNLTPEDAVEALIGSHPVPQPLQSFDGFRGAHHHHHHHHPHPHHGYPGAGVTHEELGPHAHQHHHHHHQASPPPSNAASPTQQLPTSHPGPGPHAAAAATASGGSGSVEDRFSDDQLVSMSVRELNRHLRGFTKDEVIRLKQKRRTLKNRGYAQSCRYKRVQQKHHLENEKTQLIQQVEQLKQEVSRLARERDAYKVKCEKLANSGFREAGSTSDSPSSPEFFL